The Prunus dulcis chromosome 5, ALMONDv2, whole genome shotgun sequence genomic sequence GAAAAGAACGTGCTGTGCTGGCAGGGCAAATATAAAAcggttggttttttttttcttttggtggaCGAAAAACGGTTGGGTTAGTGTAGGTTTTGTTTGGGGTTTTTTGTCCCCAGTgtcgtaaaaaaaaaattaccaccCCTAATTTGGATTGTAATTTATAATCGTAAAAAAGATTACATCCGATTCACCACAACCCAGACAACCCGGCCCAAAAACAAGAGAGATTACAATTCAACCCAGATGGGCCAAAGCCGCCAGATCCCTTTCCTCCTACTGGAAGTCCCTAAACTTCAAATCTCCAGATTCATAGTAGCAGTAGCGAAGACACAGAGAGGCAGCTATGAACCTCCTCACCAGAAACAGACCCACAGCGAGACCATGGCCCACCAGAAAACAACCCTCATACAGGTCCCCACTCATCTACCTCACTCTCCTCTTTacccttctcttcttcttctcctacttcttctctctcactccCAATTCTCTCCTCTCCAACAAGACCTCAATTTCCGATTCCCCAAAATGCCCCTCCCTTGGAGGAGGAAAGTTCCTCTGGTACGCTCCCCACAGTGGCTTCAGCAACCAGCTTTCCGAGTTCAAGAACGCCGTTTTGATGGCCGCCATTTTGAACCGGACCTTGGTTGTCCCTCCGGTTCTCGATCACCATGCTGTTGCTCTTGGTAGTTGCCCCAAGTTTCGGGTTTTGAGTGCCAATGAGATCCGAATTTCGGTCTGGGATCATATCGTTGAGCTCATTCGGAGTGGGAGGTATATCGGTTTCCTCCGTTTCTCATTTTGTTGGTCTATTTGGGGTAAAGGTGTTGAATTCTGGTGGAATTGGAAAGTGGGTTTGATTggtttgttttagttttcatgTTAATGGCCCcaacttgtttttgtttgaccCATTGTTCGGTTTGTAAAATGATGCTGGGAAGgtattggatttttcttttttggtaggATTGGCATGTTGGtttattgggtttgttttgatttCCATGTTAATGGTACCAAATGTGTCTTATCAAACTCACTTGATGTACACTTATGATATTTATTCATTGGTTCCAAATTTGTTTcgatattttttatatttacaaTACAACTATCTTTCTCTCTTGTTGCAGGTATGTTTCCATGGCTGACATTGTTGACGTATCATCAttagtttcttcttctttagttCGAGTCATAGATTTCAGGGTTTTTATATCCTTATGGTGCAATGTGAACGTAGATTTTGCTTGCTACAATGAGTTGGATAAGCATGCCTCTTTGCTTGAAAGACTTAAGCAATGTGGATCTCTACTATCTGGGCTCAATGGTGATGTAAAGTGTTTATATGCTGTTAATGAAGACTGCAGAACTACTGTTTGGACATACCAAAGTGGTAATGAGGATGGGGCATTGGATTCTTTCCAACCTGATGAACAacttaagaagaaaaagaaaatttcatattttaggaAACGCCGAGATGTATATAATACTCTTGGACCTGGTTCTGAAGCTGAATCAGCTACTGTACTGGCATTTGGGAGCCTTTTCACTCTTCCTTACAAAGGTTCGGAGCTATACATTGATATTCATGATGCTCCAAGAGATCAAGGGATAAAAACTCTGATTGAGAAGATTGAGTTTCTTCCATTTGCCCCTGAAATTCTGAGCGCTGGGAAGAAGTTTGCTTATGGTACCATAAAGACTCCTTTTCTTTGTGCACAGCT encodes the following:
- the LOC117627157 gene encoding O-fucosyltransferase 30 isoform X2; protein product: MNLLTRNRPTARPWPTRKQPSYRSPLIYLTLLFTLLFFFSYFFSLTPNSLLSNKTSISDSPKCPSLGGGKFLWYAPHSGFSNQLSEFKNAVLMAAILNRTLVVPPVLDHHAVALGSCPKFRVLSANEIRISVWDHIVELIRSGRYVSMADIVDVSSLVSSSLVRVIDFRVFISLWCNVNVDFACYNELDKHASLLERLKQCGSLLSGLNGDVKCLYAVNEDCRTTVWTYQSGNEDGALDSFQPDEQLKKKKKISYFRKRRDVYNTLGPGSEAESATVLAFGSLFTLPYKGSELYIDIHDAPRDQGIKTLIEKIEFLPFAPEILSAGKKFAYGTIKTPFLCAQLRLLDGQFKNHWKATFLKFEQTVDALMQGPLPIHIFVMTDLPKNNWTGSYLGKLVRDSRHGLKFGTVPKEHDGTGQIEKDCPPGLPDVLLYIEQTVCSCASLGFVGTAGSTIADIIESMRKFGACSS
- the LOC117627157 gene encoding O-fucosyltransferase 30 isoform X1 — encoded protein: MNLLTRNRPTARPWPTRKQPSYRSPLIYLTLLFTLLFFFSYFFSLTPNSLLSNKTSISDSPKCPSLGGGKFLWYAPHSGFSNQLSEFKNAVLMAAILNRTLVVPPVLDHHAVALGSCPKFRVLSANEIRISVWDHIVELIRSGRYVSMADIVDVSSLVSSSLVRVIDFRVFISLWCNVNVDFACYNELDKHASLLERLKQCGSLLSGLNGDVKCLYAVNEDCRTTVWTYQSGNEDGALDSFQPDEQLKKKKKISYFRKRRDVYNTLGPGSEAESATVLAFGSLFTLPYKGSELYIDIHDAPRDQGIKTLIEKIEFLPFAPEILSAGKKFAYGTIKTPFLCAQLRLLDGQFKNHWKATFLKFEQTVDALMQGPLPIHIFVMTDLPKNNWTGSYLGKLVRDSRKFKLFFLKERDELIIRTAKRIVDAGHGLKFGTVPKEHDGTGQIEKDCPPGLPDVLLYIEQTVCSCASLGFVGTAGSTIADIIESMRKFGACSS